From one Marinobacter sp. LV10MA510-1 genomic stretch:
- the iscB gene encoding RNA-guided endonuclease IscB yields MSVFVLDRRKQPLMPCSEKRSRLLLGRGRALVVRAYPFTIRLKDRAGGITQPVRIKIDPGSKTSGIAVVRESGQKQHVLALMELAHRGRQISKSLEQRRAFRRRRRSQLRYRAPRFLNRTKPRGWLAPSLQHRVDTTKSLVNRLRSLVPVESISQELVRFDTQKMENPEVSGVEYQQGTLLGYEVREYLLEKWGRECAYCTGKDTPLQIEHIDPKANGGSNRVSNLTLACRPCNQEKGRQPLADFFASSKRLKNHQARLDRILKQCKKPLRDASAVNSTRWALHQTLKQMGLSVEVGTGGRTKFNRQRLEIPKTHALDAACVGEVEIVEGWDVPTLAIKATGRGSYQRTRLTRYGFPRGYLMRQKKVQGFQTGDMVRAIVPTGTKAGTWLGRVAVRKTGSFNIQTSSGAIQGISHRHCVLTQRADGYGYHIQPNQPKEEGDREHESR; encoded by the coding sequence ATGTCGGTCTTCGTACTGGATAGACGCAAGCAACCACTAATGCCGTGCTCGGAAAAGCGCTCACGGCTTTTGCTCGGCCGTGGTCGAGCCTTGGTGGTGCGTGCGTATCCGTTTACGATCCGGCTGAAAGACCGTGCCGGTGGCATCACACAGCCGGTCCGTATCAAGATCGATCCCGGCAGCAAAACCAGCGGGATTGCAGTGGTTCGAGAAAGCGGCCAGAAGCAACACGTTCTGGCGTTAATGGAGTTGGCTCATCGCGGTCGCCAGATCAGCAAGTCTCTGGAGCAACGTCGGGCGTTTCGCCGGCGTCGTCGCAGCCAGCTCAGGTACCGGGCACCCAGATTCCTGAATCGAACCAAGCCCAGGGGCTGGCTGGCCCCGAGCCTGCAACACCGGGTGGATACCACGAAAAGCTTGGTGAATCGGCTTCGATCTTTGGTGCCGGTTGAATCTATCAGCCAGGAACTGGTTCGGTTTGATACGCAAAAGATGGAAAACCCGGAAGTCAGCGGTGTCGAATATCAGCAGGGCACCTTGCTCGGCTACGAGGTCCGCGAATACCTTCTGGAGAAGTGGGGGCGCGAATGCGCTTACTGCACCGGTAAAGACACCCCTCTTCAAATTGAGCATATCGACCCAAAAGCCAACGGTGGCTCGAACCGGGTCAGCAACCTGACATTGGCGTGCCGGCCATGCAATCAGGAGAAAGGCAGGCAGCCACTTGCTGATTTCTTTGCATCGTCCAAGCGGCTGAAAAACCACCAGGCCAGGCTGGATCGCATCCTCAAACAGTGCAAAAAGCCCTTAAGAGACGCTTCAGCGGTCAACTCCACCCGGTGGGCATTGCATCAGACACTGAAGCAAATGGGTCTGTCTGTTGAAGTGGGTACCGGCGGTCGCACGAAATTCAATCGGCAGAGACTGGAAATTCCTAAGACACACGCGCTGGATGCGGCTTGCGTCGGAGAAGTCGAGATCGTAGAGGGCTGGGATGTTCCAACCTTGGCGATCAAGGCCACCGGGCGTGGCAGCTATCAGCGTACCAGACTCACAAGATACGGTTTCCCTCGTGGCTATCTGATGCGCCAGAAGAAAGTCCAAGGGTTTCAGACTGGCGACATGGTGCGAGCCATTGTGCCGACAGGCACGAAAGCCGGCACCTGGTTGGGTCGTGTGGCGGTTCGTAAAACCGGCAGCTTCAATATCCAGACAAGTAGTGGTGCTATTCAAGGAATATCTCATCGCCACTGTGTTTTAACCCAGCGAGCGGATGGCTACGGCTATCACATCCAACCCAACCAACCCAAGGAGGAGGGAGACAGGGAACACGAGTCGCGCTGA
- a CDS encoding valine--tRNA ligase, whose product MEKTYQPENIERQWYDNWESKGYFRPSGEGESYSIAIPPPNVTGSLHMGHAFQHTIMDTLTRYKRMQGHNTLWQVGSDHAGIATQMVVERKLAAEEGKTRHDLGRDEFIKRIWEWKEESGGTITDQMRRLGNSVDWDTERFTMDDGFYKAVQEVFVRLYEDGLVYRGKRLVNWDTKLHTAISDLEVENKEEKGYFWHLRYPLADGVTTQDGKDYLVVATTRPETMLGDTAVAVHPDDERYQHLIGKFIVLPLVNRRIPIIADHHADPEKGSGCVKITPAHDFNDYAVGKRNNLPMMNVLTQDANIRQQAEIFNSDGTENTDLDASLPAAYAGLTREDARKQIVADMDAAGLVQLVEDHVLSVPRGDRSGLIIEPMLTDQWFADAKTLAKPAIEAVEDGRIQFVPKQYENMYFSWMRDIQDWCISRQLWWGHRIPAWYDAEGNIYVGRSEEEVRQKHSLAADFALKQDDDVLDTWFSSALWTFGTLGWPETTERLKTFHPTDVLVTGFDIIFFWVARMIMMTTHFMKNEDGTPQVPFKTVYVTGLIRDENGEKMSKSKGNVIDPLDMIDGIDLAPLLEKRTGNLMQPKLAKKIAKQTEKEFPEGISAHGTDALRFTLAAMATTGRDINWDMKRLEGYRNFCNKLWNAARYVLMNTEGEDCGVNGEPVELSLADRWIISALQQCEQDVARHLDQYRFDLASQALYEFIWNEYCDWYLELSKPSLSDDSASAEAKRGTRRTLVRVLETVLRLAHPIMPFITEEIWQRIAPLAGKSGDSIMLQPFPQADSSRQDAQAVADIEWLKGVIVAVRNIRGEMNISPAKKIPVLFRGNSADGQRRMNENRQFLSSLAKLESLEWFEGDNAPMCATQLLGDMEVLVPMAGLIDKDAELKRLDKELERLGKEIGRLEGKLGNEKFTAKAPAEVVAKEQEKLTEFQSNAARLQQQRADIEAM is encoded by the coding sequence ATGGAAAAAACCTACCAGCCAGAAAATATCGAGCGCCAGTGGTACGACAACTGGGAATCTAAAGGCTACTTCCGCCCCAGCGGTGAAGGCGAGTCTTACAGCATCGCCATCCCGCCGCCGAACGTGACCGGCAGCCTGCACATGGGCCATGCTTTCCAACACACCATTATGGACACCCTCACCCGCTACAAGCGCATGCAGGGCCACAACACCCTGTGGCAGGTGGGAAGTGACCACGCAGGCATTGCCACTCAAATGGTGGTTGAACGCAAACTGGCGGCGGAAGAAGGCAAAACCCGCCACGATCTGGGCCGCGACGAGTTCATTAAGCGGATATGGGAATGGAAGGAAGAGTCTGGCGGCACCATTACCGACCAAATGCGCCGGCTGGGTAACTCGGTGGATTGGGACACCGAGCGTTTTACGATGGACGACGGTTTCTATAAGGCCGTGCAGGAAGTGTTCGTGCGCCTTTACGAAGACGGCCTGGTGTATCGCGGCAAGCGCCTGGTTAACTGGGACACAAAGCTGCACACCGCGATTTCCGATCTGGAAGTGGAAAACAAAGAAGAGAAAGGTTACTTCTGGCACCTGCGCTATCCGCTGGCTGACGGTGTTACTACGCAGGATGGTAAAGACTATCTGGTTGTTGCCACTACCCGTCCGGAAACCATGCTGGGTGATACTGCCGTAGCCGTTCATCCGGACGACGAGCGCTATCAGCATCTGATTGGCAAATTTATAGTGCTGCCTCTGGTGAATCGCCGCATTCCAATAATTGCCGACCACCACGCCGACCCAGAAAAAGGTTCTGGCTGCGTGAAGATTACTCCGGCTCACGACTTCAACGATTACGCCGTTGGCAAACGCAACAACCTGCCAATGATGAACGTGCTGACGCAAGACGCCAACATCCGCCAGCAAGCCGAAATATTCAACAGCGACGGCACTGAAAATACCGATCTGGACGCTTCGCTGCCCGCCGCTTACGCCGGGCTGACTCGGGAAGACGCGCGCAAGCAGATTGTGGCCGATATGGACGCGGCTGGCCTGGTTCAGCTGGTGGAAGACCACGTTCTGAGCGTGCCCCGTGGGGACCGTTCCGGCCTGATCATCGAGCCGATGCTGACCGATCAATGGTTTGCCGATGCCAAAACTCTGGCCAAGCCGGCGATTGAAGCGGTTGAAGACGGCCGTATCCAATTTGTGCCCAAGCAATACGAAAATATGTATTTTTCCTGGATGCGCGACATTCAGGACTGGTGTATCTCCCGCCAGCTGTGGTGGGGCCACCGAATTCCGGCCTGGTACGACGCTGAAGGCAATATTTACGTAGGCCGCAGCGAAGAGGAAGTGCGCCAGAAGCACAGCCTGGCAGCCGATTTTGCGCTAAAGCAGGACGACGACGTTCTGGACACCTGGTTCAGCTCTGCCCTTTGGACATTTGGCACTCTGGGCTGGCCGGAGACTACCGAGCGGCTGAAGACCTTTCACCCGACAGACGTTCTGGTGACAGGCTTTGACATCATTTTCTTCTGGGTTGCGCGGATGATCATGATGACCACGCACTTCATGAAAAATGAAGACGGCACACCCCAGGTTCCGTTCAAAACCGTTTACGTCACCGGTTTGATCCGCGACGAAAACGGCGAAAAAATGTCCAAATCCAAGGGCAACGTGATTGACCCGCTGGATATGATCGACGGCATCGACTTGGCCCCGCTGCTGGAAAAGCGCACGGGCAACCTGATGCAGCCGAAGCTGGCGAAGAAAATCGCCAAACAGACCGAGAAAGAGTTCCCCGAAGGTATCTCTGCCCACGGCACCGACGCCCTGCGTTTCACCCTGGCGGCCATGGCCACCACCGGCCGTGACATAAACTGGGACATGAAGCGTCTGGAAGGCTACCGCAACTTTTGCAACAAGCTGTGGAACGCCGCCCGTTACGTACTGATGAACACCGAGGGTGAAGACTGCGGCGTGAACGGCGAACCGGTGGAACTGTCGCTGGCCGACCGCTGGATTATCAGCGCCCTTCAGCAGTGCGAGCAGGATGTGGCCCGTCATTTGGACCAGTATCGCTTTGATCTGGCCTCACAGGCGCTGTACGAGTTTATCTGGAACGAATACTGCGACTGGTACCTGGAGTTGTCCAAGCCTTCACTGAGTGACGACAGCGCCAGTGCGGAAGCCAAGCGTGGCACCCGCCGTACACTGGTGCGCGTGCTGGAAACCGTTTTGCGTCTGGCGCACCCGATTATGCCGTTCATCACCGAGGAAATCTGGCAGCGCATTGCACCGCTGGCAGGCAAATCCGGTGACAGCATTATGCTGCAGCCGTTCCCGCAGGCTGATAGCAGCCGCCAGGATGCTCAGGCAGTTGCCGATATTGAATGGCTGAAAGGCGTGATTGTGGCGGTGCGTAATATTCGCGGTGAGATGAATATTTCTCCGGCGAAGAAGATTCCTGTTCTGTTCCGTGGCAATAGTGCAGACGGCCAGCGCAGGATGAATGAGAACCGTCAGTTCCTGAGTTCGCTGGCCAAGCTTGAGAGCCTGGAATGGTTTGAGGGTGATAATGCACCTATGTGCGCCACGCAACTGTTAGGCGATATGGAAGTGCTGGTGCCCATGGCCGGTCTGATTGACAAGGATGCAGAGCTTAAGCGCCTGGATAAGGAGCTGGAGCGTCTGGGCAAAGAGATTGGCCGGCTGGAAGGCAAGCTGGGCAATGAGAAGTTTACCGCCAAGGCACCGGCGGAGGTTGTTGCCAAGGAGCAGGAAAAGCTGACCGAGTTCCAGAGCAACGCGGCTCGACTGCAGCAGCAGCGTGCTGACATTGAGGCCATGTAG
- a CDS encoding nucleotidyltransferase family protein — protein sequence MGNASEIYNRHKVEIREIASRYPVSNIRVFGSVLHGEDKDASDIDLLVDTLPEATLFDLGGLQDELQVLLGVKVDLLTPGDLPPRFRAAVISEARAV from the coding sequence ATGGGCAACGCGTCAGAAATTTACAACAGGCATAAAGTTGAGATTCGCGAGATAGCCAGTCGCTATCCTGTGTCAAATATTCGGGTGTTTGGTTCTGTCTTACACGGTGAAGACAAAGACGCTAGCGACATTGATCTGCTCGTCGACACCCTGCCGGAAGCAACGCTATTTGATTTAGGCGGGCTTCAAGACGAGCTGCAAGTGCTGCTGGGTGTAAAAGTGGACCTTCTGACACCTGGTGACCTTCCTCCACGGTTTCGGGCAGCCGTTATCAGTGAAGCGCGAGCCGTATGA
- a CDS encoding DUF86 domain-containing protein, protein MSLIEIGEAATKIAASDPDFIAKNNELPWSQMRGMRNRIAHGYFDIDLDIVWQTAVKAIPDLNDRASRLLKELREVL, encoded by the coding sequence ATGAGTTTGATCGAAATTGGTGAGGCTGCCACAAAGATAGCGGCAAGCGATCCTGATTTTATCGCAAAGAATAATGAACTTCCCTGGTCGCAAATGCGCGGTATGCGTAACAGAATTGCTCATGGCTATTTCGATATCGATCTGGATATTGTCTGGCAAACAGCGGTTAAAGCGATACCCGACTTAAACGATCGGGCTTCCCGGTTATTAAAGGAACTGAGGGAGGTGCTTTAG
- a CDS encoding type I restriction-modification enzyme R subunit C-terminal domain-containing protein, which yields MLAYVAFNLSPITRLERVNTHRARIYGQFDYRQQEFLEFVLDHYVQRGVTELNPDKLPQLIELKYHPVRDAVQELGPVANIRDVFVGFQKNLY from the coding sequence ATGCTGGCTTATGTTGCCTTCAACTTGTCGCCGATAACACGGTTAGAGCGTGTGAACACTCATCGCGCACGCATTTACGGTCAGTTTGATTACCGGCAGCAAGAGTTTCTGGAGTTTGTTTTGGACCATTATGTTCAGCGTGGTGTTACTGAGTTGAACCCGGACAAACTGCCGCAGCTGATTGAATTGAAATATCACCCGGTTCGGGACGCGGTTCAGGAGCTTGGGCCGGTGGCGAACATACGAGATGTGTTTGTTGGATTCCAAAAGAACTTGTACTGA
- the hepT gene encoding type VII toxin-antitoxin system HepT family RNase toxin yields the protein MDEQLVAQKLESLRRCIQRVDSKLPDSVETLLTDLDAQDIVSLNLARAVQMSVDMASQWLAGHSKSTAPKTMEEAFEALANSGIIEPELAVKMRKLVGLRNLIIHNYDDVNWEIVFAICQYHLSDFRAFAKVFSDLVE from the coding sequence ATGGATGAACAACTCGTAGCCCAGAAACTGGAATCGCTTCGGCGTTGCATCCAGCGCGTAGATTCAAAGCTTCCTGACAGTGTGGAAACACTACTGACAGACCTTGATGCGCAAGACATCGTCTCACTGAACCTCGCGCGCGCCGTGCAAATGAGCGTAGACATGGCCTCCCAATGGCTCGCCGGACACAGCAAATCAACAGCACCCAAAACTATGGAGGAAGCCTTCGAAGCGCTGGCTAACTCTGGCATTATTGAGCCCGAACTTGCGGTCAAAATGCGAAAATTGGTTGGCTTGCGAAACCTGATAATTCACAACTACGACGACGTGAACTGGGAAATCGTCTTTGCAATTTGCCAGTACCACCTTAGTGATTTTAGAGCGTTTGCTAAGGTGTTTTCGGATCTTGTTGAGTGA
- a CDS encoding DNA polymerase III subunit chi, producing MPANKPPAVHTTETGSAAAGAAVLSNAPQTKQEDKNQRYWFHILRQDTPAARNLHAAKLVNKAWQQGDRVGIVCDTPEHAQEMDDLLWNFSPDAFIPHSVISETNTPYKDPVGILLHPPAAENWDTVIILCAELPAHADQFKRLALIAQNDPVVLDQARAHFKQLRALGIEARVHDQRQR from the coding sequence ATGCCGGCAAATAAGCCGCCTGCTGTGCACACCACGGAAACCGGCAGCGCTGCTGCCGGTGCCGCCGTGCTCTCTAACGCACCCCAAACCAAACAGGAGGATAAAAACCAGCGCTATTGGTTCCATATCCTGCGCCAGGACACCCCCGCCGCACGCAATCTACACGCCGCCAAACTGGTCAATAAAGCCTGGCAGCAAGGGGACCGCGTGGGCATTGTGTGCGACACCCCAGAACACGCTCAGGAAATGGACGACCTGCTGTGGAACTTCAGCCCGGATGCCTTCATTCCCCACAGTGTAATTTCCGAAACCAACACACCCTACAAAGACCCCGTCGGCATTCTGCTACACCCGCCGGCAGCGGAAAACTGGGATACCGTGATTATTCTATGCGCTGAACTGCCGGCTCACGCTGATCAATTTAAGCGGCTTGCGTTGATTGCTCAGAATGATCCGGTGGTTTTGGATCAGGCTCGCGCGCACTTTAAACAGTTGAGGGCTTTGGGGATTGAGGCAAGAGTTCACGACCAGCGGCAGCGTTGA
- a CDS encoding leucyl aminopeptidase, with product MNFTLSSKALDTLSADCLVLALPQKGEWPASTSAADKALDGLIGKLQSAGDISGKNASVQTVPLTDSHWQRLCIVGTGDDESRTPANYRKALIAAVNALKDGPSKHAIVALADTQLTGDSATTSEEARLSLIGRSLEEHLYTFNQYKSEQPAACKLNKVTVTASAGGKAEKDAFNLGLATGRGMNFTRDLGNTPPNICHPVWLAEQAIKLAKDHDCIKTEILDEEQMAELGMNTILAVGKGSSQPSRFIIMEYRGGNTKDKPHVLVGKGITFDSGGISIKPGEGMDEMKYDMGGSAAVFGAMQVIAETKPKINVVAVIAAAENMPDGSASRPGDIVTTMSGQTVEILNTDAEGRLVLCDALTYVKRFDPAAVIDLATLTGACIIALGHHATGLLANNDELANELLAAGDRANDKAWRLPLWEEYQSQLDSNFADMANIGGRPAGTITAACFLSRYAKDYRWAHLDIAGTAWHSGKAKGSSGRPVPMLVEYLMSHAGK from the coding sequence ATGAATTTTACCTTAAGCAGCAAAGCCCTGGACACCCTCAGCGCTGACTGTCTTGTACTGGCGTTACCGCAGAAAGGCGAATGGCCCGCCAGCACCAGCGCCGCAGACAAGGCGCTGGACGGCCTGATTGGCAAACTGCAAAGCGCCGGCGACATCAGTGGTAAAAACGCATCGGTACAGACTGTTCCGCTGACCGACAGCCATTGGCAGCGCCTGTGCATTGTCGGCACCGGCGATGACGAAAGCCGCACACCGGCCAACTATCGCAAAGCTTTAATTGCTGCGGTAAACGCTCTGAAAGACGGCCCCTCAAAACACGCCATTGTGGCCCTGGCTGACACCCAGCTAACCGGCGACAGCGCTACGACGTCGGAAGAAGCGCGCCTGAGCCTGATCGGCCGCAGCCTGGAAGAGCACCTGTACACGTTTAACCAGTATAAAAGCGAGCAGCCTGCTGCGTGCAAGCTGAATAAAGTAACCGTAACAGCCTCTGCCGGCGGCAAAGCCGAGAAAGACGCCTTTAACTTGGGCTTGGCCACTGGCCGCGGCATGAACTTTACCCGCGACCTGGGCAATACACCGCCTAACATTTGCCACCCAGTCTGGCTGGCCGAACAGGCTATAAAGCTGGCCAAAGACCACGATTGCATCAAGACCGAAATTCTTGATGAAGAGCAGATGGCTGAACTGGGCATGAACACCATTCTGGCCGTGGGCAAAGGCAGCAGCCAGCCATCGCGCTTTATTATCATGGAATACCGCGGCGGCAACACCAAAGACAAACCCCACGTGTTGGTGGGTAAAGGCATCACCTTCGACAGCGGCGGCATTAGCATCAAGCCGGGTGAAGGCATGGACGAAATGAAATACGACATGGGTGGCTCGGCCGCGGTGTTCGGCGCCATGCAGGTGATCGCCGAAACCAAACCAAAAATTAACGTTGTAGCGGTCATCGCCGCCGCTGAAAACATGCCCGACGGCAGCGCCAGCCGCCCCGGTGACATTGTGACCACTATGTCTGGCCAGACCGTTGAAATCCTCAACACCGACGCCGAAGGCCGCCTTGTACTGTGCGACGCCTTGACCTACGTGAAGCGGTTTGACCCGGCTGCGGTTATTGACCTGGCTACCCTCACCGGCGCCTGCATCATCGCCCTGGGCCACCACGCTACCGGCTTACTGGCCAACAATGATGAATTGGCCAACGAACTGCTGGCCGCCGGCGACCGTGCCAACGACAAAGCCTGGCGCCTGCCGCTTTGGGAAGAGTACCAGAGCCAGCTCGACAGCAACTTTGCGGATATGGCAAACATCGGCGGACGTCCCGCTGGAACCATCACCGCGGCTTGTTTCCTGTCCCGCTACGCCAAAGATTACCGTTGGGCCCACCTGGACATCGCCGGTACTGCGTGGCATTCCGGTAAAGCCAAAGGCTCTTCAGGCCGCCCGGTGCCCATGCTGGTCGAATACCTGATGTCTCATGCCGGCAAATAA
- the lptF gene encoding LPS export ABC transporter permease LptF produces the protein MGAVTGSARETALTIIFRYLIRQIMISMIAVSAILLLVFMSGRFLKYLGNAAEGEISAGVLFSVMAYRFPGFLELILPLGLFIGILLAYGRMYLESEMTVLLACGVSEGDILRQTLIGSLPVMLVVAAMSLYVSPWGMKQVEEIFNEQRKATEFELLAPGRFQDFTSGGRVTYTEGLSDDKRELQGVFIAEFGKNGEGLTIITAETGTQLVDAQTGSRFLILKDGGRYAGNAGQLDYNTTEFEAYGLKIVSGKSGTKELEEGLSTGQLMKSDDPQQRALLHWRFSLPFIVPVVTLLAVRLSRVNPRQGRFFHLLPAMLVYITYLGLLIVARDALADGKVPEWIGMFWVHGLFLALGLWLQFGPAWLRKRRLQRAELAEPTHA, from the coding sequence ATGGGCGCCGTTACCGGCTCGGCCAGAGAGACTGCTTTGACTATTATTTTTCGCTATCTCATCCGTCAGATCATGATCAGCATGATTGCTGTGTCCGCCATTTTGCTGTTGGTGTTCATGAGCGGGCGTTTTTTAAAGTATTTGGGTAATGCGGCAGAAGGTGAAATTTCTGCTGGCGTGCTGTTCTCGGTGATGGCCTATCGGTTTCCCGGTTTTCTCGAGCTGATTTTGCCCTTGGGTCTGTTTATCGGCATTTTGTTGGCTTATGGCCGCATGTATCTGGAAAGCGAGATGACCGTGCTGCTTGCCTGCGGCGTTAGCGAAGGCGATATTTTGCGCCAAACCCTGATCGGCAGTTTGCCCGTCATGTTGGTGGTGGCTGCCATGAGCCTTTATGTGTCGCCCTGGGGCATGAAACAGGTTGAGGAGATATTCAACGAGCAGCGCAAGGCCACTGAATTCGAGCTTTTGGCACCAGGGCGTTTTCAGGACTTTACCTCTGGCGGGCGGGTGACTTACACCGAAGGGCTGAGCGACGACAAGCGCGAGCTGCAGGGTGTGTTTATCGCCGAGTTTGGCAAGAACGGCGAAGGCCTGACCATCATCACCGCCGAAACGGGCACCCAATTGGTCGATGCCCAGACAGGAAGCCGCTTTCTGATTTTGAAAGATGGCGGGCGTTACGCGGGTAATGCCGGCCAGCTGGATTACAACACCACCGAATTCGAAGCTTACGGTCTCAAAATTGTCAGTGGCAAGAGTGGTACAAAAGAGCTGGAAGAGGGCTTGAGTACCGGGCAGCTGATGAAATCGGACGACCCGCAACAGCGAGCGCTGCTGCATTGGCGGTTTTCGCTGCCCTTTATTGTGCCGGTGGTGACCCTGCTGGCGGTTCGGTTGAGCCGGGTAAATCCGCGTCAGGGCCGGTTCTTCCACCTGTTGCCAGCGATGTTGGTGTATATCACCTATCTCGGCCTATTGATTGTGGCTCGTGATGCGCTGGCCGATGGCAAAGTGCCAGAGTGGATTGGCATGTTCTGGGTGCACGGATTGTTTCTGGCCCTGGGGCTTTGGTTACAATTCGGCCCTGCCTGGCTGCGCAAGCGTCGCTTGCAGCGTGCAGAGCTTGCGGAGCCTACCCATGCGTAA
- the lptG gene encoding LPS export ABC transporter permease LptG, whose protein sequence is MRKIDRYVMKTVGGAMFLVMVVVLSLDLIFAFIAELDDTANNYQTLDALWYVFLTLPRRIYDYLPLGAFMGCLVGLGSMASSSELTVIRAAGVSIKRIIWSAMKPALFVVLLGVGIGEYLAPPAERMAQSEKAVALGAGSNVAAASGLWHREGNVFIHMNAVQPSGVLFGISMFRFNEQRQLLAASFAERAIYQGDHWILENVQTTKLEKQGTTRLTHKQLRWESGLSPSVLSVLIVKPENLAMTGLLTYARYLDEQGLSASRYWLAFWKKTLMPLGTAVMVLVAISFIFGPLRSVTMGFRVFTGLLVGLSFKYMQDLLGPMSVVYGFEPILAVLVPITVNAGIGILLMRRAG, encoded by the coding sequence ATGCGTAAGATTGACCGCTATGTGATGAAAACCGTGGGCGGCGCCATGTTTTTGGTGATGGTAGTGGTGCTGTCGCTGGATTTGATTTTCGCGTTTATCGCCGAGCTGGACGACACAGCCAATAACTATCAGACCCTGGATGCCCTGTGGTATGTGTTCCTGACGCTGCCGCGACGAATTTACGATTATTTGCCGTTGGGCGCCTTTATGGGCTGCCTGGTGGGATTGGGTTCGATGGCCAGCTCTTCCGAGCTGACGGTTATTCGCGCCGCTGGTGTCTCCATAAAGCGCATTATCTGGTCTGCCATGAAGCCAGCGCTGTTTGTGGTGCTGTTGGGTGTGGGCATTGGCGAATATCTGGCGCCGCCGGCGGAGCGCATGGCGCAAAGTGAAAAAGCCGTTGCGCTGGGTGCAGGTAGCAACGTGGCCGCGGCGTCGGGTTTGTGGCATCGCGAAGGCAATGTGTTTATTCACATGAATGCGGTGCAGCCCAGTGGTGTGCTTTTTGGCATTTCCATGTTCCGCTTTAACGAGCAGCGCCAGTTGTTAGCCGCCAGTTTTGCCGAGCGAGCGATTTACCAAGGCGATCACTGGATTCTTGAAAACGTACAAACCACCAAGTTGGAAAAGCAAGGCACCACCCGGTTGACCCACAAACAGCTGCGCTGGGAGTCTGGTTTGTCGCCCAGCGTACTGAGCGTATTGATTGTAAAGCCAGAGAACCTGGCGATGACTGGCCTGCTGACCTACGCCCGCTATCTGGACGAGCAGGGCTTGAGCGCATCGCGCTATTGGTTAGCGTTCTGGAAGAAGACATTAATGCCACTGGGAACCGCGGTGATGGTGTTAGTGGCAATTTCGTTTATCTTTGGCCCTCTGCGCTCGGTCACTATGGGCTTTCGGGTGTTTACCGGTCTGTTGGTAGGCCTGTCGTTTAAGTACATGCAAGATTTGCTGGGGCCAATGAGCGTGGTCTACGGTTTCGAACCCATTCTGGCGGTACTGGTGCCTATCACGGTGAACGCTGGCATTGGTATTTTACTAATGCGTCGTGCAGGTTAG
- a CDS encoding RDD family protein, whose amino-acid sequence MPKRFHNADVLLPPATGLKRGLAITYDALISIAVLLVATWIYTIIAGQLTGWEKYEQMAAAGQIEGGPGLTFTLFLVLYLFFGYFWTRAGQTLGMQVWRVRIQNLDGVSVSWSQALRRYVTAAAVVFLALLAGFYLGAVSLLFSVPAIVVLFVPINGLSLTDRMSDSVVVEVEKKKL is encoded by the coding sequence ATGCCCAAACGCTTTCACAATGCCGACGTGCTTTTGCCGCCAGCAACCGGACTGAAACGTGGCCTGGCCATTACTTACGATGCACTTATCAGCATTGCAGTGCTCCTGGTTGCCACCTGGATATACACCATAATCGCTGGTCAGCTGACCGGTTGGGAAAAATACGAACAAATGGCGGCAGCCGGGCAGATCGAAGGCGGACCGGGCCTGACGTTTACCCTGTTTCTGGTGCTGTACCTGTTTTTCGGCTACTTCTGGACCCGAGCGGGCCAAACACTTGGAATGCAGGTGTGGCGAGTGCGTATTCAGAATCTGGACGGCGTGTCGGTGAGCTGGAGCCAGGCTCTGCGCCGTTATGTGACGGCGGCCGCCGTTGTGTTTCTGGCATTACTGGCAGGCTTCTACTTGGGCGCTGTCAGCCTGCTATTTTCCGTTCCGGCGATCGTTGTTCTGTTCGTACCCATTAACGGGCTGTCGCTGACCGACCGAATGTCAGACAGCGTTGTCGTTGAGGTCGAAAAGAAAAAGCTGTGA